GATTTTGAGCTTTATAATAATAGACTATATTTATATACTTATACTGATGGTATCTATATGTTAGATGTTAGTGGTAATAGCGGAAATAATACCTCTATTTGAAACGTATACATTTAATCTGAATATATCACAGTTTTATACTAATTTTCTTTATGATAAGTCTGAAATTTTTCTACTCGAAATAAAAAAAGCATAAGCAAATAAAAAAGAATTGTACTTATAACACTATTCTCTTTTTTTATTTACTAATTCTATGAACTCATGTGGCTTAGAGCAACTAAATACATACTTTTTTTTAGAAGTTTTTATATATATAAGATTTTGTGTTTCAGTAGCATACATCGTATAGTTGCCAATCAAATTATTATTAAATTGACCTAAGTAACCAAATAAACCTCCACTTCCGAATGTTCTAATAGAGTTACTTATTTCTTTATTAGAAAATATTGTGACTGAATGCACATCTTTAAGATTAATCTCAATGTTTCCAATAATTCTTTTAAGAACTATCTTTTCATCATTTATACTTAAGCGTATTGGAGTATAGGCAGCGGGTATAATAATTATTAATAAGATCACAAAAGTTAATACATATTTCAACAAAGATATATTTGTTGTTCCTCTTGAATAAAAAGAGATTATTATTCCAATCAGTACAGCAATCGTAAGTAATGTTATTACTATTACTTGAACGCTCCAATTAAAACCTGTAACGAAAATGCTATTTTCTAATTCCATAATATCCCTCCAGTTGAATTATATATACTATCATTGAATTAATTCCAAGGCTATATGCGACTCTAACGTTCTTAAGAATATTATCAAATGGGACAAATCTTTGATTAATACCACTTGTGCTAATCTTATATCTGCTTTCATAGCCATTATCTACAAGGTTGAAACAATTTCGGTAATAGCTTTTCTTTGAGATGGTTTTTCTGGTGCTTGTTTCACATAACCTAATGAAATAATTGCTACAGGATACATGTTGGCTGCTAAATGAAGATTATTCTTTAGCATATCAGAATTGAAATTACATACCCAGCAACTACCCAATCCTTGTTCTGTTGCAGCTAAACAAATATGTTCCGTTGCTATTGCTGCATCGATATCCGAATGGTTTTTATGGTCTGATTTTCTTACCCAAGAAATAGAACTGTCTGCACAAACTACAATATAGAGTGGAGCTTCGGTAAACCATTCACGTGGATAAGATTGTTGAACCAGTAGCTTTTGCTCATCACTTTTTACGATAAAGAAATGCCAAGGTTGGTAGTTTACCGCAGAGGGTGCAAAACGGGCGCATTCCAAGATGTAGTCGAGTTTTTCTTGCTCAATCATATTAGAAGAATAGTTTCTTGCTGAATAACGTTGTTTTGATAGTTCTAAAAAGTTCATAGTAATCTATTTTTTATTTATGGCAAAGTTATGCCTATTTGCTTTCAAATATAAGCATATATTTTTACCTCAACAAGTTGATGAATGTCCAAATGATAAATTTCGCATGCTTTCATACTTAATTTCTTTTTTAGCTATTAAAATGGTATCTTTGTAGCAAATAATTTGCTAGTATATGAAAAAAATAATCAAAGTTTATAATCCGGCTTTTTGGTAAAAGGAGAGAATTTATCTTACGCAATTATATTTTAAATTCTCATTATATAATGTATAAATAACAATGAACTTACACATTGAATTAGATATAAACCATCCAGCTAATGCATGGTTGGAAAAGCAAGCAGATAAAATAGGAGCTAAGGGGCATTTCGGAACTCATATTGATTGTTATACATCTGTTCCTAAACAAGGTGAATTTCATCTTGAGACATTTATTCTTGATTGCCGGCAAGGGATGCCTACACTTGATGATGTAGAGACATTACCATCGCTTGATAACAAGGCGTTGCTCTTGTACACAGGAAATATGGATCTCAATGATTACGGCAGCAAGGCATATTTTGATGAAACAGATACGTCTATACAAAAGGAAGTGCTTTTGAGAATATTGGATAAATCACCTCAATTGATTCTTATTGATTCGTATGGAATAGGTAGACATGGCAGTCATCATCAGGAACTGGACAAGATATGCGAGGCTTCGGGTTGTTATGTGGTTGAGAATATTTGTATAGCACCGGAAAACGTTGCGCAAATAAAAACAATTCACGTTAATTTTGATTTGAACTATCCATCAACAGGGAAACCTTGTACTGTGACTTGCTAAAAAATAAGTACTTACTATAAAAACCACCTCAAAAGGGTGGTTTTGTTTTTACATATTGAGTTTATACACAGGTTATTACTTAGTGTCGCATGATCTCAGGAATCGTAATGTAGACTCAGCATTTCGTTCACACTATTTCAAAGAGCTATTAAGCAAGTGTTTCTATTGAATCTATGACATCGGTTTGCAGGAACACTCAGATTATAGGTGGGGTTATATAACTGCTTATGCAATCCTTTAGTACTGTAAAATGATTATTATTTGATTTTTGATTAACTTTGTAAGT
This is a stretch of genomic DNA from uncultured Bacteroides sp.. It encodes these proteins:
- a CDS encoding PH domain-containing protein, with product MELENSIFVTGFNWSVQVIVITLLTIAVLIGIIISFYSRGTTNISLLKYVLTFVILLIIIIPAAYTPIRLSINDEKIVLKRIIGNIEINLKDVHSVTIFSNKEISNSIRTFGSGGLFGYLGQFNNNLIGNYTMYATETQNLIYIKTSKKKYVFSCSKPHEFIELVNKKRE
- a CDS encoding nitroreductase family protein, with the translated sequence MNFLELSKQRYSARNYSSNMIEQEKLDYILECARFAPSAVNYQPWHFFIVKSDEQKLLVQQSYPREWFTEAPLYIVVCADSSISWVRKSDHKNHSDIDAAIATEHICLAATEQGLGSCWVCNFNSDMLKNNLHLAANMYPVAIISLGYVKQAPEKPSQRKAITEIVSTL